TTCATCTTCCTCGGATTAGTTCTCGTAGCGCAGGCATCCGGACACTGGCAAACCGATCTCCAAACTGAAATATATGGATCCGGTTTCCCATGCGAGCGAGGCCGTCCACCCAAGCATGTAAAAGTGACAGTGCGGTGCCTCCGGCATCTACGCGGTCATTCACAACTCGCAGCACCGTCAAACGCACGAGGTCACCTGCGTTTAGGGGCGTCGCTCGAATTGCTGAGCGTTGAAGCAATCAAGCAGTGCACTCTGACAGCGATGGGCATTGCCGTGCTGCCGGAGGCGGTGATTGCGAACGAACAGAAGCGCGGAACGCTGGTGACTGTGGACTGGCCGAGAAAGCCTCTACTGGTTTACATGCAGATGTTCCGTCACCAAGACAAGTGGATGTCACCGGTGATGAGTACGTTTTGGAATCTGACGCCATCTCTGCTTCAGGGCGACGCAGGAAAGAAAAAGAAAAAGCGCTTCCGGAAAATACCTTAACGGCTATACATCGTCTGCTGCGTTGATGATGGTTATATCTGAGAATTCCTCCGTTGAAGCGGCGTTTCTGCTGTTGCAACGGGAATCGGTTCAGTTTACAGACAACAGTCTCGTCGAAGGCCGAAGGAACAAAACACAGTCTTCCGATTGGCGGTCACTCACCATCTGACAGTTCCCCGATTGCTTTCTCGACCCGCAGACGATTCTGG
The sequence above is a segment of the Acidicapsa acidisoli genome. Coding sequences within it:
- a CDS encoding LysR substrate-binding domain-containing protein, which gives rise to MEATHSSFGRVATAFAFIFLGLVLVAQASGHWQTDLQTEIYGSGFPCERGRPPKHVKVTVRCLRHLRGHSQLAAPSNARGHLRLGASLELLSVEAIKQCTLTAMGIAVLPEAVIANEQKRGTLVTVDWPRKPLLVYMQMFRHQDKWMSPVMSTFWNLTPSLLQGDAGKKKKKRFRKIP